DNA from Bordetella genomosp. 13:
CCATCGGCGTGGTGGCCGAAGGCGCGAATCTCGAGGCCGCGCGCGCGGCCGGCCTGACGCCGGTCGACCTGTCCACGGCGGCGCCGCGACCGCAGGCGCCCGATGCCGCGGCCGCGGTGCGCGCCGCCGAAGCAGCGGCGGTGCCCGTGCCGCAGGCCGTCTCCGCCCCGCCGCCCGCGGCGCCCGCGGCCGCCCCCACGGACGCCCCTGCGGTCTCCCCGGAACCGCAGCCGCAGGCCGACGTCGAGGCCGAGGCGCCAGTGGCCGCGCCGGCTCCGGCGCCGGCCCCGTCGGCCATGGTGATCAACCGTCCACTGCGTTCGGGCCAGCGCGTGTATGCGCGCCAGACCGACCTGGTGGTCATCGGCATGGTCAGCCAGGGCGCGGAGGTCATCGCCGACGGCAACGTGCACGTGTACGGACCGCTGCGCGGCAAGGCCATGGCCGGCGCGCGCGGCGACACCTCGGCACGCATCTTCACCACGCAGCTCGATGCCGAACTGCTGGCCGTGGCCGGCGTGTACCGGGTCGTGGAGGCCAAGCTCGACCCCAGCCTGCACAACCAGCCCGCGCTGGTGTGGCTGGATGGCGAGGCCTTGCGCGTCGAGCCGCTGAAGGGCTAGGCAGCACCGGCGGACACGGTCCGCCGCTCCATCTTGTAAGA
Protein-coding regions in this window:
- the minC gene encoding septum site-determining protein MinC, translated to MNTESLALDFKSATLYAVRVVLHSADTGRLADALAQRMADAGSFFEHEPVVIDASRIDDAIDWPQLLDALREHNLPPIGVVAEGANLEAARAAGLTPVDLSTAAPRPQAPDAAAAVRAAEAAAVPVPQAVSAPPPAAPAAAPTDAPAVSPEPQPQADVEAEAPVAAPAPAPAPSAMVINRPLRSGQRVYARQTDLVVIGMVSQGAEVIADGNVHVYGPLRGKAMAGARGDTSARIFTTQLDAELLAVAGVYRVVEAKLDPSLHNQPALVWLDGEALRVEPLKG